DNA sequence from the Agromyces aureus genome:
GACGAGGATCAGCTCGATGACCCACTTGATGGGCCAGAGAACAAGGCTGATGATATCCATTGCTGCGGGTCAGTCCTTTCGGGACAATGCGGGGGAGGAGAGCGAGAGCGCCGACTCGACCACGAGCGGGCGAAGCAGTGGTGCAGCGGCATCGGCGTCGGCATGGACGAGCCCGGGGTCGGTGGCATCGGAATCGCGCAGGCGAGGAGCGACGTGAGTCAGCTCGTGTGCACGGCGCGCAGCCGGGGCATCCGCCTCGGCCTTGGGGAACATGCCCTTCGGAACGACCCATCCGAACGTCGTCGTCCGGTAGCGGTCGTGGGGAGCGGGCCGGACATCATCGATGCCGCCGGCGGTCCAGGGATTGCATCGGAGGATGCGCCAGGCCGTCAAGGCGCTGCCGATCAGAAGGCCGCGCTGCTGCACCGAGCCGAGACCGTATGCGGAGCAGGAAGGGTAATAGCGGCAGACGTCCCCATAGAGCGGAGAGATCGCGGCGCGGTACCCGCGGAGCAGCAGCACTCCGATGTTGCGAGGGATCAGTCCCACGAAGAGGGCGAGATCACGCATCGCGCACCGGCTTCGCATCGGGCGCGCTCAAAGAACCCGGCGCCCCATGGGCGTCGGGTTCGAGACCGGCGATGACGTTTCGTCGCACGAGCGCGTGGAGCACTTCAGAACGAAGCTCGGGCCATGAGGCATCCGCAGCACCCGGGAGCGCCCGCACGACGACATCGACATCGCTGGCTCCGGCCAG
Encoded proteins:
- the yidD gene encoding membrane protein insertion efficiency factor YidD — protein: MRDLALFVGLIPRNIGVLLLRGYRAAISPLYGDVCRYYPSCSAYGLGSVQQRGLLIGSALTAWRILRCNPWTAGGIDDVRPAPHDRYRTTTFGWVVPKGMFPKAEADAPAARRAHELTHVAPRLRDSDATDPGLVHADADAAAPLLRPLVVESALSLSSPALSRKD